The following coding sequences are from one Haliotis asinina isolate JCU_RB_2024 chromosome 3, JCU_Hal_asi_v2, whole genome shotgun sequence window:
- the LOC137278672 gene encoding 46 kDa FK506-binding nuclear protein-like: MVKLRDVQNMFWGVTLDGGKRYTQTVERSFHISMAALESGTDAPKTKEKHVSVMIQHEKAEFVMCTLEFGRLYQQPLDLNFTEGEEVTFFLNGTGIVHLTGYLLDEGQYNDEMGLSGDSSESDDEAPELLGMAEEDSEDDSDDDSDDEDFAIEMALKKDAKKRKAKDTGAVQQKKSKLLCMNDDCEDLDCDDSDDDDDDDDEEDDDDDEELMMGEDMEDSMEEEQEEEDDESDGEAEDQQVPAKSPKAKKQEKKKQPTKQAAADSASKEKSPGQNGVANTPGTEEKKKKKKKKKKKNKNKEGAETQQNTPEKSSVPKLTKDTPKSTPNQPKKDTPKPSASQTPKETPKKRVVSGGVIVEDIKVGHGPEAKSGKQAQMYYVGTLQDGKQFDSCKGGKPFKFKLGKGEVIRGWDVGVSGMKVGGKRKLVIPPSMGYGKQRQGPIPPNSTLVFEVELKAVS; the protein is encoded by the exons ATGGTGAAGTTAAGAGACGTTCAGAACATGTTTTGGG GTGTGACTCTAGATGGCGGTAAACGCTACACACAGACTGTGGAGCGCTCCTTCCACATTTCAATGGCAGCCTTGGAGTCTGGTACAG ATGCCCCCAAAACAAAGGAGAAgcatgtgtctgtgatgattCAGCATGAGAAAGCAGAGTTTGTTATGTGCACACTGGAGTTTGGGCGCCTCTACCAACAGCCACTGGACCTGAACTTCACTGAGGGAGAGGAGGTGACATTCTTTCTCAATGGTACAG GTATTGTGCATCTCACTGGTTACCTGCTGGATGAGGGGCAGTACaatgacgagatggggctcagcGGAGATTCCTCGGAGTCAGATG ACGAGGCACCTGAGCTGCTGGGTATGGCAGAAGAAGACAGTGaggatgacagtgatgatgacagtgatgatgaagaTTTTGCTATAGAGATGGCCTTGAAGAAAG atgcaaagaaaagaaaagccaAAGACACTGGAGCTGTCCAACAAAAGAAATCTAAGTTGTTATGCATGAATGATGACTGTGAAGACCTTGATTGTGATGAcagcgatgatgatgatgatgatgatgatgaagaggatgatgatgatgatgaagag TTGATGATGGGGGAAGACATGGAAGACAGTATGGAAGAGGAGCAGGAGGAGGAAG ATGATGAATCGGATGGGGAAGCAGAGGACCAACAAGTGCCAGCTAAATCACCCAAAGCCAAAAAACAAGAGAAGAAGAAACAACCTACAAAGCAGGCAGCTGCAGACAGTGCCTCAAAAGAAAAG AGTCCTGGACAAAATGGTGTAGCAAATACTCCAGGCACTgaagaaaagaagaagaaaaagaaaaagaagaagaagaaaaacaaaaacaaggagGGAGCAGAAACACAACAGAATACACCTGAG AAATCATCAGTCCCTAAGCTCacaaaagacacacccaagtcAACACCAAATCAACCCAAAAAAGACACTCCCAAACCCTCAGCCAGCCAGACCCCGAAAGAGACACCAAAGAAGCGCGTGGTTTCTGGTGGTGTGATTGTTGAAGATATCAAAGTGGGGCATGGTCCAGAAGCCAAGTCTGGGAAACAG GCCCAGATGTATTATGTTGGAACGCTACAAGATGGCAAACAGTTTGACTCCTGTAAAGGTGGAAAGCCATTCAAGTTCAAACTGGGCAAAGGTGAAGTGATACGTGGCTGGGATGTTGGAGTCAGTG GTATGAAGGTTGGAGGCAAGAGGAAACTAGTGATACCTCCTTCAATGGG ATATGGGAAGCAGCGACAGGGACCCATTCCACCAAACAGCACCTTGGTCTTTGAAGTGGAGCTGAAAGCTGTCAGctaa
- the LOC137277172 gene encoding leucine-rich repeat-containing protein 24-like, which yields MSVWGFVLFPWFLVSASDLCPAPAPCTCDDAVIRCDGKNLNKIPTFTSSPKLYRELTLSYNNITDVPADAFSQVNTMAIEIQHNPSLTYVHQFAFRDLLHLLELRLDYNNIDSMAPGAFSDLQSLTTLSLSHNRMSILRNGTFVNLPKLDLLFLRNNNLTEIETKTFVNSSNIGFIDLSFNSLESLNYSVVCHLGRLTALNLQENKLICSCSLSWLGRWREIRVLTQAGTHQIYGSCRQQGMDLDLFSYQFQCADIEKCYSGAKLVG from the exons ATGAGCGTTTGGggctttgttttgtttccatggTTTTTGGTGTCTGCATCTGACCTATGTCCAGCACCAGCACCATGCACGTGCGACGACGCTGTCATCAGGTGTGACGGGAAGAACCTCAACAAG ATACCCACCTTCACTTCTTCTCCTAAACTGTACCGGGAGCTCACGCTGTCGTACAACAACATTACCGACGTTCCTGCTGATGCTTTTTCCCAGGTCAACACAATGGCAATAGAGATCCAGCACAACCCGTCTCTCACATACGTCCACCAGTTTGCTTTCCGGGATCTGTTGCACCTCCTCGAGCTCCGTCTTGATTACAACAACATCGATTCCATGGCACCAGGAGCATTCTCCGATCTCCAGTCTCTGACAACGTTGAGTCTCTCTCACAACCGGATGTCCATACTCCGAAATGGAACGTTTGTCAATCTACCGAAACTGGAtttacttttcctgcgtaataACAATTTGACTGAAATTGAAACGAAAACATTCGTAAACTCAAGTAATATTGGATTCATTGACCTTAGCTTCAACTCCCTCGAGAGCCTGAACTACTCCGTCGTCTGCCACCTTGGACGTCTGACAGCACTCAACCTGCAAGAAAACAAGCTGATTTGTTCTTGTTCTCTCAGTTGGCTGGGCCGATGGCGTGAGATCCGGGTCCTGACGCAGGCCGGGACACACCAGATCTACGGGTCCTGCAGACAACAGGGCATGGACTTAGATCTGTTCTCATATCAGTTCCAGTGTGCAGATATTGAGAAGTGTTACTCTGGGGCTAAGCTTGTTGGATGA